A genomic segment from Bacillota bacterium encodes:
- the ispE gene encoding 4-(cytidine 5'-diphospho)-2-C-methyl-D-erythritol kinase has product MDQITVKGHAKINLTLRILSLRGDGYHEVRSIMQKIDLCDDVVLTDRLDGLITVTCDNPDIPQNPKNGSYNIAARAAELLKQRFAPDRGADIFIRKRIPVAAGLGGGSSDAAACITGLARLWGLDITTEEMLQVGAEIGSDVPFALSPQTAFVHGRGEKVRVITPAPPFWMTLVKPAPSLLAAEAYAEFDNGGGSDGGDERLVLDGIISQDVERMAFGMGNALQGPVERLVPEVGSIIDRLKRFSPLCAIVSGSGPTVVAITRDREHAAEMLSGFEGERGIEHTMVVRSLHGGASI; this is encoded by the coding sequence GTGGATCAGATAACCGTCAAGGGGCACGCTAAAATCAATTTGACTCTCAGGATTCTCTCCCTGAGAGGTGACGGCTACCACGAGGTTCGAAGCATCATGCAAAAGATCGACCTCTGCGACGATGTCGTCCTCACAGACCGCCTGGACGGTCTGATCACCGTCACCTGCGACAACCCCGACATCCCCCAGAACCCCAAGAACGGTTCCTACAACATCGCCGCAAGGGCGGCGGAACTCCTCAAGCAACGGTTCGCCCCGGACAGGGGCGCGGACATCTTCATCAGGAAGCGCATCCCCGTGGCCGCGGGACTCGGCGGGGGTAGCTCGGACGCGGCGGCGTGCATCACCGGCCTCGCGAGGTTGTGGGGCCTCGACATTACGACGGAGGAAATGCTCCAGGTAGGGGCCGAGATCGGCTCGGATGTCCCATTCGCGCTTTCGCCCCAGACGGCATTCGTGCACGGAAGGGGCGAGAAGGTCCGCGTGATCACACCCGCGCCGCCGTTCTGGATGACGCTCGTCAAGCCGGCGCCGTCCCTCCTTGCCGCCGAGGCGTACGCGGAGTTCGACAACGGCGGCGGCAGTGACGGCGGCGACGAGCGGCTGGTGCTCGACGGTATCATAAGCCAGGACGTGGAGAGGATGGCCTTCGGAATGGGCAATGCCCTGCAGGGGCCGGTCGAACGGCTGGTGCCTGAGGTCGGGAGCATCATCGACAGGCTGAAGAGGTTTTCGCCGCTATGCGCTATCGTTTCGGGGAGCGGGCCCACGGTTGTTGCCATTACCAGGGACAGGGAGCACGCTGCCGAGATGCTCTCGGGATTCGAGGGCGAGCGCGGCATAGAACATACGATGGTCGTCCGGTCGCTTCACGGGGGGGCGAGCATATGA
- the cphA gene encoding cyanophycin synthetase, which produces MRLVDIRVVEGPNVHSRSPVVEMLIDLGKFDDVLTSEILEFTARILRLVPGLAEHYCSVGRPGGFVERLREGTLLGHVIEHVALELQALAGASVFYGKTRATSRKGVYRIVFESSEAGAAIQAGRAAVRLVQCVASGAPCDASRTVERIRRLILSGGLGPSTRAIADAARRSGIPVMRLDNSSLVQLGYGVHQRRVEATVTDLTSCVAVDVAKDKNLANSILRSSGIPVPAGDVAVTEAEARRLASDLGYPVVVKPVDGNQGKGVSLNLTSERELLDAYRFAKKYSKRVLIEKFVTGRHYRVLVVGGRVVAASERIPAHVVGDGIHSVRRLVEIANSDPRRGESHEKPLTKIRVDRIVVNTLARRGLSLEHVPEPGEIVYLRDNSNLSTGGIAIDVTDEVHPDTARTVARAAAIIGLDVAGIDVVMNSIYEPLGHENGAVIEVNAGPGIRMHHYPSHGRARDAGEAIVRHLFPPGSRSRIPLAAVTGTNGKTTVTRMISHVLTQHGLVTGMTTTDGVFIAGYKVLGGDTAGPRSARAVLMDPRVEAAVFETARGGILKWGLGFDQCDVAVVTNVTDDHLGQGGIDNLEDLSRVKSVVLDAVKPDGFAVLNADDPVVLNMIERCRRRIIFFTLSNDNLLVKRHLSAGGSAVILKRGMICVVTGDSERKVVQARCVPVCLRGRARHNIENTLAATAACVALGVPLATIRDALKYFGSDSENPGRLDFFSVGDVRVLVDYGHNAAALQRTIETLKAIRQRGRLIGVVTSPGDRRDEAVINLGRVAARGFDFIVLKEDSDLRGRKPGEIASLLGRGIVEAGRNLDDVEIVLDEGEAVRHAIRMARPGDLVAVFYEKYNVVLGALEDLRAEAISIQGVEGQALPTGTVPEQV; this is translated from the coding sequence ATGAGGTTGGTGGACATCAGGGTCGTGGAAGGGCCCAACGTCCACAGCAGGAGCCCCGTGGTCGAGATGCTGATAGACCTCGGGAAGTTCGACGACGTTCTGACGAGCGAGATTCTGGAGTTCACCGCCAGGATCCTCAGACTGGTCCCAGGCCTTGCGGAGCACTACTGTTCGGTGGGACGCCCGGGCGGTTTCGTCGAGAGGCTTAGAGAGGGCACTTTACTGGGCCACGTGATCGAGCATGTGGCCCTCGAACTTCAAGCGCTTGCGGGTGCGTCCGTGTTCTACGGGAAAACCCGGGCGACCTCTCGCAAGGGCGTCTACAGGATAGTGTTCGAGTCAAGCGAGGCCGGCGCCGCAATCCAGGCGGGGCGGGCTGCTGTCAGGCTGGTACAGTGCGTGGCGTCCGGCGCCCCTTGCGACGCGTCACGGACGGTCGAAAGGATAAGGCGCCTCATACTCTCGGGGGGTCTCGGGCCGAGCACCCGCGCGATAGCCGACGCCGCCAGGCGCAGCGGCATCCCCGTCATGAGGCTCGACAACTCCAGCCTGGTGCAGCTCGGCTACGGAGTGCACCAGAGGCGCGTCGAGGCCACCGTCACGGACCTCACGTCCTGCGTCGCCGTGGACGTTGCCAAGGACAAGAACCTCGCCAACAGCATCCTCCGTTCCAGCGGAATTCCGGTGCCTGCGGGGGATGTGGCGGTCACCGAGGCGGAGGCGCGAAGGCTTGCGTCCGATCTCGGCTACCCGGTCGTCGTCAAACCGGTCGACGGCAATCAGGGCAAGGGGGTATCGCTGAATCTTACGAGCGAGCGCGAGCTGCTCGACGCGTACCGGTTTGCGAAGAAGTACAGCAAGAGGGTGCTGATCGAGAAGTTCGTGACGGGGCGGCACTACCGTGTTCTCGTGGTGGGCGGCAGGGTGGTCGCCGCGTCGGAGAGGATACCCGCGCACGTCGTGGGGGACGGGATTCACAGTGTCCGCCGGCTCGTCGAGATCGCCAACTCCGACCCCCGCAGGGGCGAGTCACACGAGAAACCCCTGACCAAGATCAGGGTCGATCGCATAGTGGTGAACACGCTGGCCCGCCGGGGGCTGAGCCTCGAGCACGTCCCCGAGCCGGGGGAGATAGTATACCTCCGCGACAACTCCAATCTCAGCACGGGCGGGATAGCCATCGACGTCACCGACGAGGTCCACCCCGACACCGCGAGGACCGTCGCCCGCGCGGCCGCCATAATCGGCCTGGACGTGGCCGGCATCGACGTGGTCATGAACTCGATCTACGAGCCCCTGGGCCACGAAAACGGGGCGGTCATCGAGGTCAACGCGGGGCCCGGTATCCGGATGCACCACTACCCCTCGCATGGGCGCGCGCGTGACGCCGGCGAGGCGATCGTGCGCCACCTCTTCCCGCCCGGCAGCAGGTCCCGCATCCCGCTGGCGGCAGTCACCGGCACGAACGGTAAGACCACGGTGACGCGGATGATATCGCACGTCCTGACGCAGCACGGCCTGGTCACCGGCATGACGACGACGGACGGCGTGTTCATCGCCGGGTATAAGGTCCTGGGAGGCGATACGGCCGGACCGCGGAGCGCGCGGGCAGTGCTGATGGACCCGCGCGTCGAGGCGGCCGTGTTCGAGACCGCGCGGGGTGGGATCCTGAAGTGGGGGCTCGGCTTCGACCAGTGCGACGTGGCCGTAGTGACCAACGTCACGGACGATCACCTTGGACAGGGCGGGATCGACAACCTTGAGGATCTGAGCCGCGTGAAGTCGGTGGTGCTGGACGCGGTGAAGCCGGATGGCTTCGCCGTGCTGAACGCGGACGATCCCGTCGTGCTGAACATGATCGAGCGCTGCAGGCGGAGGATCATATTTTTCACCCTCTCCAACGACAACCTGCTTGTAAAGAGGCACCTGTCCGCCGGGGGAAGCGCGGTAATACTGAAACGCGGGATGATATGCGTAGTCACCGGCGATTCGGAGCGGAAGGTCGTCCAGGCACGGTGCGTGCCCGTGTGTCTCCGCGGTAGAGCCAGGCACAACATAGAGAACACCCTGGCCGCGACCGCCGCCTGTGTGGCGCTGGGGGTCCCCCTCGCAACCATACGCGATGCCCTCAAGTACTTCGGGAGCGACTCCGAGAACCCGGGGCGCCTCGACTTCTTCAGCGTCGGCGACGTCAGGGTGCTGGTCGATTACGGCCACAACGCGGCGGCGCTTCAGCGGACGATCGAGACCCTGAAGGCGATAAGGCAGCGGGGCAGATTGATCGGCGTGGTGACTTCGCCCGGCGACAGGCGGGATGAGGCCGTAATCAACCTCGGCCGGGTGGCCGCGAGGGGATTCGATTTCATCGTCCTGAAAGAGGACTCCGACCTGCGGGGCCGGAAGCCCGGGGAGATCGCGTCGCTCCTCGGGAGGGGTATCGTCGAAGCAGGGCGGAACCTCGATGATGTGGAAATCGTCCTGGACGAGGGGGAGGCGGTACGGCACGCGATCAGAATGGCCCGCCCGGGGGATCTTGTCGCGGTCTTCTACGAGAAGTACAATGTTGTACTGGGCGCCCTCGAAGACTTGCGCGCTGAAGCGATATCCATTCAGGGAGTAGAGGGCCAGGCCCTGCCCACCGGAACCGTGCCTGAGCAGGTATAG
- a CDS encoding cyanophycinase, translated as MGRKVRGNLVIIGGAEDKDDDMEILRLVVRLAGGNEARMAIMTVASVDQEATGREYREIFLRLGVKSVEVLHVETRSDAARPGNAATLAESTGVFFTGGDQLRITSLLGGTRVYEALQRAYEQGVVIAGTSAGASAMSDTMIIEGEGDETPLNFAVRMAPGMGLLEEVVVDQHFAQRGRTGRLMLAVAQNPYILGVGIDEDTAIIVDPEARFRVAGSGTVTVIDGKRLAHSSVSEQDLYKPVAVLGAVVHTLAPGYGFDLSRREPLFPREVEETPSSDGGVR; from the coding sequence ATGGGTCGTAAGGTCCGGGGGAATCTGGTGATCATCGGTGGTGCGGAGGACAAGGACGACGATATGGAGATACTGCGTCTCGTGGTGCGGCTGGCGGGAGGAAACGAGGCAAGGATGGCGATCATGACTGTCGCGTCCGTGGATCAGGAGGCCACCGGCCGGGAGTATCGGGAGATATTCCTCAGGCTGGGGGTAAAGTCAGTCGAAGTCCTGCACGTAGAGACGCGGAGCGATGCGGCGAGGCCGGGGAACGCCGCCACGCTGGCGGAATCGACGGGCGTGTTTTTTACCGGGGGCGACCAGCTGCGGATAACGAGCCTTCTCGGCGGGACCCGAGTGTATGAAGCATTGCAGCGCGCGTACGAGCAGGGCGTAGTCATAGCGGGGACGAGCGCTGGCGCGTCCGCCATGAGTGACACCATGATAATCGAGGGCGAGGGCGATGAAACCCCACTGAACTTCGCCGTACGCATGGCCCCGGGCATGGGCCTCCTGGAAGAGGTTGTCGTGGACCAGCATTTCGCCCAGCGCGGCCGCACAGGCAGGCTCATGCTCGCGGTGGCGCAGAACCCGTACATACTTGGCGTCGGGATAGACGAGGACACGGCTATCATCGTCGACCCCGAAGCCAGGTTCAGGGTTGCCGGGTCAGGCACCGTAACCGTAATCGACGGGAAGCGCCTGGCCCACTCCAGTGTGTCCGAGCAAGACCTGTATAAACCGGTGGCAGTGCTGGGCGCCGTGGTACACACCCTGGCGCCCGGATACGGATTCGACCTTTCGCGTCGCGAGCCGCTTTTCCCCCGCGAGGTCGAGGAAACGCCTTCCAGTGACGGGGGCGTTCGATGA
- a CDS encoding Veg protein: MASKGVLGDIRSGLEGHVGKRITVKTMKSRRRVQMDEGILERTYPNIFVVKVNASPVPRRVSYTYSDVLTRTVRIQVEGENNEFSVSALSKTA, from the coding sequence ATGGCTTCAAAGGGTGTGCTGGGCGACATACGCAGTGGGCTCGAGGGCCACGTAGGCAAGCGCATCACTGTGAAGACGATGAAGAGCCGCCGCAGGGTCCAGATGGATGAGGGGATCCTGGAGCGCACGTACCCGAACATATTCGTCGTTAAGGTTAACGCTTCACCCGTCCCGAGGCGAGTGTCGTATACGTATTCGGACGTCCTCACGAGGACGGTCAGGATTCAGGTTGAAGGCGAGAATAACGAGTTCAGCGTTTCTGCCCTGAGCAAGACGGCATAA
- the rsmA gene encoding 16S rRNA (adenine(1518)-N(6)/adenine(1519)-N(6))-dimethyltransferase RsmA: protein MKLTSPSVVAEVLRRHGLSLKRSLGQNFLVDENILAKVISAVDPRESDCVVEFGPGIGTLTVALAPLCRRVVAIELDRSLIPVAEAHTAHFGNVTVFRADAAKIDLKAAMERVEPATTAAAGGGAARPWKVVSNLPYYATSPIIVNVLFSGAPVNRLVFMVQKEVARRIVAGPGDEAYGAFSVACQYWTTPRVYSSVPRAAFMPAPEVDSAIVVMDVREEPPAGVADQAFFFKVVRASFGQRRKTLAAALRGLFGRDSVRGALESAGIEPARRAETLSIPEFAELARALGAEFAKGKTQC from the coding sequence GTGAAGCTCACGTCACCGTCGGTCGTCGCGGAGGTGCTAAGGCGACACGGTCTCTCGCTCAAGCGTTCTCTCGGTCAGAACTTCCTGGTGGACGAGAACATCCTCGCAAAGGTCATCTCGGCCGTCGACCCTCGCGAGTCCGACTGTGTCGTCGAGTTCGGACCCGGGATAGGGACCCTCACTGTGGCGCTCGCCCCACTGTGCCGCCGCGTCGTCGCCATCGAGCTGGACAGGAGCCTCATACCCGTGGCCGAGGCGCACACGGCACACTTCGGCAACGTGACCGTGTTCCGCGCCGACGCCGCGAAGATCGACCTCAAGGCGGCCATGGAACGAGTTGAACCGGCCACGACTGCCGCCGCAGGCGGGGGCGCGGCCCGCCCGTGGAAGGTCGTCTCAAACCTGCCCTACTATGCCACGTCCCCGATAATCGTGAACGTCCTGTTCTCCGGGGCGCCGGTCAACCGCCTCGTGTTCATGGTCCAGAAGGAAGTCGCGAGGCGGATCGTCGCAGGGCCCGGCGACGAAGCGTACGGCGCGTTCTCGGTGGCCTGCCAGTACTGGACGACGCCCCGCGTGTACTCGAGCGTCCCGCGGGCCGCGTTCATGCCCGCCCCTGAGGTCGACTCGGCCATAGTGGTCATGGACGTGCGCGAGGAACCGCCCGCCGGCGTGGCCGACCAGGCATTTTTCTTCAAGGTGGTCAGAGCGTCGTTCGGCCAGCGTCGTAAGACGCTTGCCGCGGCGCTGCGCGGCCTGTTCGGGCGCGATTCCGTGCGGGGGGCACTGGAGAGCGCGGGGATCGAACCGGCGCGCAGGGCGGAGACGCTCTCGATTCCGGAGTTCGCCGAACTCGCACGGGCGCTGGGCGCGGAGTTTGCAAAAGGAAAAACACAGTGCTAG
- a CDS encoding DUF348 domain-containing protein codes for MKEGEAGLSNSLIPYLGGANLSKAGIRVRTLVKNMADKRIGAAIAAAAVVALISGVALNSLNAGASVTVVADGRAVQVNRRGVPVAGILSDAGVRLEPGDVVSPDLSSLARPGSVIIVNRSLPVKVMVDGNSVDVRVAGTLVRDALAESGVELSLGDLVNPPPDTEVVSGMTISVTRLTEEIVTKKVAIPFQTERHEDSSLEIGISKVVQQGRNGLKEVVVRLLKRGGKVVSTATISEKMVQRPVPQVIAMGSSGVVSRGGHSIRFKKALEVVATAYTPGPESTGASADGYTSTGLRAGFGIVAVDPRVIPLGSRLYVDGYGFAVAGDVGGAIKGSRIDVCFESKMEALRWGRKRTKVYVL; via the coding sequence GTGAAGGAAGGTGAAGCCGGCCTGTCGAATTCTCTCATCCCATACCTGGGGGGTGCTAATCTGTCTAAGGCTGGTATCAGGGTGAGGACGCTGGTTAAAAACATGGCTGACAAGAGAATCGGCGCCGCGATAGCGGCCGCCGCCGTTGTAGCGCTCATTTCGGGTGTCGCGCTGAATTCGCTGAACGCAGGCGCTTCCGTGACCGTTGTGGCCGACGGGCGCGCTGTGCAGGTCAACCGGCGCGGAGTGCCGGTCGCCGGGATACTTTCGGATGCTGGTGTCCGGCTCGAGCCGGGCGATGTGGTGTCGCCCGACCTCTCGTCCCTGGCGAGGCCAGGCTCGGTCATCATCGTGAACCGTTCGTTACCGGTGAAGGTGATGGTCGACGGGAATTCTGTTGACGTGCGCGTGGCGGGGACGCTGGTGAGGGATGCCCTCGCGGAATCCGGTGTTGAGTTGTCCCTCGGGGATCTCGTGAACCCGCCGCCCGACACCGAAGTGGTCTCCGGGATGACGATATCCGTGACGCGTCTGACCGAGGAGATCGTGACGAAGAAAGTAGCGATACCGTTCCAGACGGAGCGCCACGAGGACTCGAGCCTCGAAATAGGCATATCGAAAGTGGTTCAGCAGGGCCGCAACGGCCTGAAGGAGGTAGTCGTGCGGCTCCTGAAGCGGGGCGGCAAGGTGGTAAGTACGGCCACGATCAGCGAGAAGATGGTCCAGCGACCGGTCCCCCAGGTGATCGCCATGGGGTCGAGCGGCGTAGTCTCGCGCGGTGGCCACAGCATAAGGTTCAAGAAGGCGCTCGAGGTCGTGGCGACCGCGTACACACCGGGCCCCGAGAGCACCGGCGCCTCGGCGGACGGGTACACGTCCACCGGCCTGCGCGCCGGCTTCGGGATAGTGGCGGTCGACCCCCGCGTGATACCGCTCGGGTCGAGGCTTTACGTCGACGGCTACGGGTTCGCCGTGGCGGGCGACGTGGGAGGGGCAATCAAGGGTTCGAGGATCGATGTCTGCTTCGAATCGAAGATGGAAGCCCTGCGCTGGGGCAGGAAAAGAACCAAGGTCTACGTCCTCTGA
- a CDS encoding TatD family hydrolase, with translation MLIDSHAHLDMPDFDRDRDEVVERAAAAGVAIIVNVGFNRASSQRAMDLAGRYPGVYFAAGVHPHDAKEFVPADLARYRSMLSDPKAVAVGEIGLDFYRDLSPRPVQREVFRVFLRLAIDLGKPIIVHDRDAHDEVVAILKEEGAARVGGVMHCFSGDWPMARECLKMGFLVSFAGPVTYPNARRLGEVARLAPKDTIMVETDCPYLTPQAFRGKRNEPSFVVKVAEELGRLRGIPFNRIAELTSSNTRRVFGIPPS, from the coding sequence GTGCTCATAGACTCGCACGCTCATCTCGATATGCCCGACTTCGACCGTGACAGGGATGAGGTCGTGGAACGCGCGGCTGCCGCGGGTGTGGCCATCATAGTGAACGTCGGGTTCAACAGGGCCTCGTCCCAGCGCGCCATGGACCTGGCGGGGCGGTACCCGGGCGTCTACTTCGCGGCGGGGGTACACCCGCACGATGCGAAGGAGTTCGTCCCGGCCGACCTGGCAAGATACCGCTCGATGCTCTCGGACCCGAAGGCGGTCGCAGTGGGGGAAATCGGCCTCGACTTCTACAGGGACCTGTCGCCACGGCCGGTACAGCGCGAGGTGTTCCGCGTATTTCTCCGGCTCGCGATAGATTTGGGAAAACCAATCATCGTCCACGACCGCGACGCGCACGACGAAGTGGTGGCCATCCTGAAGGAGGAGGGCGCGGCCAGGGTGGGTGGCGTGATGCACTGCTTCTCCGGAGACTGGCCTATGGCGAGAGAGTGCCTGAAGATGGGGTTCCTGGTATCATTCGCCGGACCTGTTACGTATCCTAACGCAAGACGGCTCGGCGAGGTGGCGAGGCTGGCCCCGAAGGACACGATCATGGTTGAGACGGACTGCCCCTACCTGACGCCCCAGGCGTTCAGGGGGAAGAGGAACGAGCCTTCGTTCGTGGTCAAGGTGGCCGAGGAACTCGGGAGACTCAGGGGCATTCCGTTCAATAGAATCGCGGAACTCACCTCATCGAATACGCGAAGGGTGTTCGGCATCCCCCCGTCGTGA
- the metG gene encoding methionine--tRNA ligase, with amino-acid sequence MSPAGKNKPSFFITTPIYYPSDRLHIGHAYTTVAADAIARFKRLQGYDVFFLTGTDEHGQKIQRRAQAAGKTPQEFVDNIVAGIRELWSTLKISYDDFIRTTEKRHELAVQEVFRRIEAKGDIYKSQYEGWYCADCEAYYTEAQYKGSEGGKCPDHDKPLERLREESYFFRMSKYAGRLLKYIEDNPDFIQPASRRNEMVSFIKSGLEDLCVSRTTFDWGILLPDDPRHVVYVWFDALTNYITAAGFPASPERFAKYWPADVHLVGKEIVRFHTIIWPIMLMALDLPLPKKVFGHGWLVLEGGKMSKSRGNVIDPVTLVNKYGLDAIRHFLLREIPFGADGVYSEDALVARINSDLANDLGNLLYRTLVMAEKFFGGKFPGPGEETPLDAELRTLAGSVVRDMEQSMERLEISGAIANLWRLVSRANKYIDEVAPWALMRQGQTGRAATAIYYLGECLRILGVALTPYLVDTPERIWTQLGVEGSPREGLFRELTEWGGLKPGTVTRRGSPLFPRIDPETRAPVDATKKSAASITSAGGNAPAQAAATGFSPQAGSAGAASAEEVTIDAFKRMDFRVARVVSAEKVPGADKLLRLSIDLGDATREIVSGIAAQYRPEDLIGKQIIVLANLKPARIRGIESKGMLLAASSDEDLVLLTTDSDIPPGSRIS; translated from the coding sequence ATGAGTCCGGCAGGTAAGAACAAACCGTCGTTCTTCATCACAACTCCGATTTACTACCCGAGCGACAGGCTGCACATCGGCCACGCGTACACGACTGTCGCGGCCGACGCGATCGCGAGGTTCAAACGGCTCCAGGGGTATGATGTGTTCTTTTTGACCGGGACTGACGAACACGGCCAGAAAATCCAGAGGCGCGCGCAGGCGGCCGGGAAGACGCCCCAGGAATTCGTCGACAACATCGTGGCCGGCATCAGGGAGCTGTGGTCGACCCTGAAGATAAGCTACGACGATTTCATCAGGACGACCGAGAAGCGCCACGAACTCGCCGTTCAGGAAGTATTCAGGCGAATCGAAGCGAAGGGGGACATATACAAGTCGCAGTACGAGGGCTGGTATTGCGCCGACTGCGAGGCCTACTACACCGAAGCCCAGTACAAAGGGTCTGAGGGCGGCAAGTGCCCCGACCACGACAAGCCTCTCGAAAGGCTCCGCGAGGAAAGCTACTTCTTCCGCATGTCCAAGTACGCGGGGCGCCTGCTGAAGTACATCGAGGACAACCCCGATTTCATCCAGCCGGCTTCCCGCCGGAACGAAATGGTGAGCTTCATCAAGAGCGGGCTCGAGGACCTGTGTGTGAGCAGGACCACGTTCGACTGGGGCATACTGCTCCCGGACGACCCCAGGCACGTGGTCTACGTCTGGTTCGACGCGCTCACGAACTACATCACGGCGGCGGGATTCCCCGCCAGCCCTGAGAGGTTCGCGAAGTACTGGCCCGCCGACGTGCACCTGGTCGGCAAGGAGATAGTAAGGTTTCACACTATAATCTGGCCCATCATGCTGATGGCCCTGGACCTGCCGCTCCCGAAGAAGGTGTTCGGTCACGGCTGGCTCGTGCTCGAGGGAGGCAAGATGTCGAAGTCCAGGGGCAACGTCATCGACCCCGTGACCCTCGTAAACAAGTACGGCCTGGACGCGATAAGGCATTTCCTCCTGAGGGAGATACCGTTCGGCGCCGACGGCGTGTACTCCGAGGACGCGCTGGTCGCCAGGATAAACTCCGACCTCGCCAACGATCTGGGCAACCTTCTTTACAGGACCCTGGTCATGGCGGAGAAGTTCTTCGGGGGGAAGTTCCCCGGGCCAGGTGAGGAGACGCCGCTGGACGCCGAGCTCCGGACGCTCGCGGGCAGCGTCGTGCGGGATATGGAGCAATCAATGGAGCGGCTCGAGATCTCGGGAGCGATAGCAAACCTGTGGCGACTGGTATCCCGCGCAAACAAGTACATCGACGAGGTGGCGCCGTGGGCCTTGATGAGACAGGGCCAGACCGGCAGGGCTGCCACGGCCATTTACTACCTCGGCGAATGCCTGCGGATACTGGGCGTGGCGCTGACCCCGTATCTCGTCGACACGCCGGAGAGGATATGGACCCAGCTGGGAGTGGAGGGCTCGCCGAGGGAGGGCCTGTTCCGTGAGCTCACCGAGTGGGGAGGTCTCAAGCCAGGCACCGTGACGCGCCGGGGCAGCCCGCTATTCCCGAGGATCGACCCCGAGACCAGGGCGCCTGTAGACGCTACGAAGAAGAGCGCGGCCTCCATCACCTCCGCCGGTGGGAACGCCCCCGCGCAAGCGGCGGCGACAGGCTTCTCACCGCAGGCGGGCTCCGCCGGAGCCGCCAGCGCGGAGGAAGTCACTATTGACGCGTTCAAGAGGATGGACTTCCGGGTCGCGAGGGTGGTATCCGCCGAAAAGGTGCCCGGAGCCGACAAGCTCCTGAGGCTCTCGATAGACCTGGGCGATGCCACGCGGGAAATAGTATCCGGCATAGCCGCCCAGTACCGGCCCGAAGACCTGATAGGCAAACAAATAATTGTACTGGCGAACCTGAAACCGGCCAGGATAAGGGGTATCGAGTCGAAGGGGATGCTCCTGGCGGCCTCCAGCGACGAGGACCTCGTGCTGCTTACGACCGACTCAGACATTCCGCCCGGTAGCAGGATATCCTGA
- a CDS encoding AbrB/MazE/SpoVT family DNA-binding domain-containing protein, protein MMKSTGIVRKVDELGRVVIPIELRRTLDIEEKDSLEIYVDGDKIILRKYEPACVFCGNAQNVEHFKGKNVCKGCLAQMSSKVV, encoded by the coding sequence ATGATGAAGTCCACCGGGATCGTGCGGAAAGTAGACGAGCTCGGGCGCGTGGTGATCCCCATCGAACTTCGGCGGACGCTGGACATTGAGGAAAAAGATTCACTCGAAATCTACGTGGACGGCGACAAGATTATCCTCCGTAAGTACGAGCCCGCCTGCGTGTTTTGTGGAAACGCGCAGAACGTCGAGCATTTTAAGGGGAAGAACGTCTGCAAGGGCTGCCTGGCGCAAATGTCGTCCAAGGTCGTCTGA